The proteins below are encoded in one region of Tomitella fengzijianii:
- a CDS encoding alpha/beta fold hydrolase translates to MELAYDIRGEGPTLVLVHGVIHRRHAWDPVVDLLARHRRVVTVDLPGHGDSPEMPAGANPLQIGMDLAVDFLREIAPDEKVHVAGNSLGGWFALEAAARGEVASATGLSPAGFFANALDQARTVNTFRALRWATRRMGGARDAFVGNPVGKSVGMGVFMSHPWRVPAATARIDAASLLSNKVIDRGLNADFSFTRPVDQSVPVTVAWGRRDLVLPCYEAKRVRGVFPQAEVTIVPGVGHVPMWDNPQLVASILLAGSAGPTVPRGASGAHARPAS, encoded by the coding sequence ATGGAGCTGGCTTACGACATCCGCGGCGAAGGCCCCACCCTGGTGCTGGTGCACGGCGTCATCCACCGGCGGCACGCCTGGGACCCGGTGGTGGACCTGCTCGCCCGGCACCGCCGCGTGGTCACCGTGGACCTGCCCGGGCACGGCGACTCCCCGGAGATGCCAGCGGGGGCGAACCCGCTGCAGATCGGGATGGACCTCGCCGTGGACTTCCTCCGCGAGATCGCACCGGACGAGAAGGTGCACGTGGCCGGCAACTCGCTGGGCGGCTGGTTCGCACTGGAGGCGGCCGCGCGGGGCGAGGTCGCGTCGGCCACCGGCCTGTCTCCCGCGGGCTTCTTCGCCAACGCGCTCGACCAGGCCCGGACGGTCAACACGTTCCGCGCCCTGCGCTGGGCGACGCGCCGGATGGGCGGGGCGCGCGACGCCTTCGTCGGCAACCCCGTCGGAAAGTCGGTGGGCATGGGCGTGTTCATGTCGCACCCGTGGCGCGTGCCCGCGGCGACGGCGCGGATCGACGCGGCGAGCCTGCTCAGCAACAAGGTCATCGACCGGGGCCTCAACGCGGACTTCTCGTTCACCCGGCCGGTGGACCAGTCGGTGCCGGTCACCGTCGCCTGGGGGCGGCGAGACCTGGTGCTCCCCTGCTACGAGGCCAAACGGGTGCGCGGCGTCTTCCCGCAGGCCGAGGTGACGATCGTCCCCGGCGTCGGCCACGTGCCGATGTGGGACAACCCGCAGCTGGTGGCGTCCATCCTGCTCGCCGGGAGCGCGGGGCCGACGGTGCCGCGCGGCGCGTCGGGTGCGCACGCCCGCCCTGCGAGCTGA
- a CDS encoding TetR/AcrR family transcriptional regulator — MARRRGWGGAPPASDEEAAERIVSAAVALITETGAGITIADVAERLGVIRQTVYRYFPSADALMRAAAIASVDGFLDRLAAHVDGLTDPAGAMVEAVLFTLEDVHRIPHLGLMLSGGQAQGVTAPEAIEFGMTMIRRFDVDWEAHGYDDAALRELVEFVLRTMQSFFLSPADPVGGRTALRSYLDRWMGTAIAAQARITPAR; from the coding sequence GTGGCGCGCAGACGAGGCTGGGGCGGTGCTCCCCCGGCGAGCGACGAGGAGGCCGCCGAGCGGATCGTCTCCGCGGCGGTAGCCCTGATCACGGAGACCGGAGCCGGCATCACCATCGCCGACGTCGCCGAACGGCTCGGCGTGATCCGCCAGACGGTGTACCGCTACTTCCCCAGCGCGGACGCCTTGATGCGCGCGGCCGCGATCGCCTCCGTCGACGGTTTCCTCGACCGCCTCGCCGCGCACGTGGACGGCCTGACCGACCCCGCGGGCGCGATGGTCGAGGCCGTGCTGTTCACGCTGGAGGACGTCCACCGGATTCCCCACCTGGGCCTCATGCTCTCCGGCGGTCAGGCACAGGGGGTCACCGCTCCCGAGGCGATCGAGTTCGGCATGACGATGATCCGCCGCTTCGATGTCGATTGGGAGGCGCACGGCTATGACGACGCGGCGCTGCGCGAGCTCGTCGAGTTCGTGCTGCGGACCATGCAGTCGTTCTTCCTGTCGCCCGCGGACCCGGTCGGCGGGCGCACTGCGCTGCGCAGCTACCTCGACCGGTGGATGGGGACGGCGATCGCGGCGCAGGCGCGGATCACCCCCGCGCGGTAG
- a CDS encoding PaaI family thioesterase, producing MADTLSDEQMRGLMPLAAHLGMELMEASPERVVARVRHAPELCTAGGMLHGGTIMALADSAGAVAAFLNLPEGASTSTTSSSTVFLRGVSGGAVTAMARPLHVGRRTIAVVVEVADDQGRAVAQVTQSQAVLS from the coding sequence ATGGCCGACACACTGTCCGATGAGCAGATGCGCGGGCTCATGCCGCTCGCCGCGCACCTCGGCATGGAGTTGATGGAGGCCTCGCCGGAGCGGGTAGTGGCCCGGGTGCGGCACGCGCCGGAGCTGTGCACCGCAGGCGGAATGCTGCACGGCGGCACCATCATGGCGCTGGCGGACAGCGCCGGGGCCGTCGCCGCGTTCCTCAACCTGCCCGAGGGCGCCTCGACCTCCACCACGTCATCCAGCACAGTGTTCCTGCGCGGGGTGTCCGGCGGGGCCGTCACCGCGATGGCGCGCCCGCTGCACGTGGGGCGCAGGACCATCGCGGTCGTCGTCGAGGTGGCCGACGACCAAGGGCGCGCGGTGGCGCAGGTCACGCAGTCGCAGGCCGTGTTGTCCTGA
- a CDS encoding arabinofuranosyltransferase codes for MPSTHTTRATTILRADRRLPVVAQLAGAVIVAAAVSAGYQAAYRRLHFPLPSEVPTVVASLVTIAVTACIAGAVLARRRRLIAACGWVLPALLSTAIQSWLLTGTKFYMNGLGGDQQFRTAFLTRMTDSPALADAVYPDLPPYYSPAWFWVGGRLADVTGIPGWEFYKIWSILTLAVAAALAHVLWSRVVRPSTALILALVTALVGLQTDAYSPYSWILVALAPPLAVLALRTARRLLRDGRLDVGACAGIGVFVGIASITHALYAGVAALFLVAAVAAVALRARTRARTHLPQFLRGAGIAVVSALPFVAVVWVPYLLASSPLDPDSTAAKFLPEIGARIPTPVFDATPIGVLCAVGLGWLIVRARRDVVATGLAIAVGTAFFWYALSFLAPLVSTTLLAFRLEPLLVLALACAGVLGIRDAAALARRRVRDPGRRSRAAERARVVTAVVAAFAVLATLHVAYQVRYVHPDWDQAALNTPGPDGVIAEGTELQRTAGGPSADEIRDAIAALSGGQDPSDLVALTDVHSLLAFYPYRGFQTVTSAYANPKAGFADRNALIRDWAKAGDGLAAALDASPVRAPDVFVLSRTPQGWVYSLSVSRLPREPGDVGEPVVFAPSAFDPEHFAVQEVGHLAVAVRR; via the coding sequence GTGCCTTCGACCCACACGACCCGCGCGACGACGATCCTGCGGGCGGACCGCCGCCTGCCCGTCGTCGCGCAGCTCGCCGGCGCGGTGATCGTGGCCGCGGCGGTCAGCGCCGGGTACCAGGCCGCGTACCGGCGCTTGCATTTCCCGCTGCCGTCCGAGGTGCCGACGGTCGTCGCCTCCCTCGTCACCATCGCCGTCACGGCCTGCATCGCCGGGGCGGTGCTCGCGCGCCGACGCCGCCTGATCGCGGCCTGCGGCTGGGTCCTGCCCGCACTGCTGAGCACCGCGATCCAGTCGTGGCTGCTGACGGGCACGAAGTTCTACATGAACGGACTCGGCGGCGACCAGCAGTTCCGCACCGCGTTCCTCACCCGGATGACCGACTCGCCGGCGCTCGCCGACGCGGTCTACCCCGACCTGCCGCCCTACTATTCGCCGGCCTGGTTCTGGGTCGGCGGGCGGCTGGCCGACGTCACCGGGATCCCCGGCTGGGAGTTCTACAAGATCTGGTCGATCCTCACCCTCGCCGTGGCGGCGGCGCTGGCCCACGTCCTGTGGTCGCGGGTGGTCCGGCCATCCACGGCCCTGATCCTGGCGCTGGTCACCGCGCTGGTCGGGCTGCAGACCGACGCCTACTCGCCGTACTCGTGGATCCTGGTGGCCCTGGCCCCGCCGCTGGCCGTGCTGGCCCTGCGCACGGCCCGCCGGCTCCTCCGCGACGGGCGCCTCGACGTGGGCGCGTGCGCGGGGATCGGCGTGTTCGTGGGGATCGCGTCGATCACGCACGCGCTCTACGCCGGGGTCGCCGCGCTGTTCCTCGTGGCCGCGGTGGCGGCGGTGGCGCTGCGGGCGCGGACCCGGGCGCGCACGCATCTGCCGCAGTTCCTGCGCGGCGCCGGGATCGCCGTGGTCTCGGCGCTGCCGTTCGTGGCGGTGGTGTGGGTCCCGTACCTCCTGGCGTCGAGCCCGCTCGACCCCGACAGCACGGCGGCGAAGTTCCTGCCGGAGATCGGCGCCCGCATCCCCACCCCCGTCTTCGACGCCACGCCCATCGGGGTGCTGTGCGCCGTCGGCCTGGGCTGGCTGATCGTGCGCGCCCGGCGCGACGTGGTCGCCACAGGGCTGGCGATCGCCGTCGGCACCGCATTCTTCTGGTACGCGCTGTCTTTCCTGGCTCCGCTGGTGTCGACAACGCTGCTCGCGTTCCGCCTGGAGCCGCTGCTGGTCCTCGCGCTGGCCTGCGCCGGCGTGCTCGGGATCCGCGACGCGGCGGCGCTCGCCCGTCGACGCGTGCGCGATCCGGGGCGCCGCTCGCGGGCGGCGGAACGGGCACGCGTCGTCACGGCGGTCGTCGCCGCGTTCGCCGTCCTGGCCACCCTGCACGTGGCCTACCAGGTTCGCTACGTGCATCCCGATTGGGACCAGGCCGCGCTGAACACTCCGGGCCCCGACGGCGTGATCGCCGAGGGCACCGAGCTGCAACGCACCGCGGGCGGGCCGTCCGCCGACGAGATCCGCGACGCCATCGCCGCGCTTTCCGGCGGGCAGGACCCGAGCGACCTGGTCGCCCTCACCGACGTCCACTCCCTGCTGGCGTTCTACCCGTACCGCGGCTTCCAAACCGTGACGTCCGCCTACGCCAACCCCAAGGCCGGTTTCGCCGACCGCAACGCCCTCATCCGGGACTGGGCGAAGGCCGGCGACGGGCTGGCCGCGGCGCTCGACGCCTCTCCCGTGCGGGCCCCGGACGTGTTCGTCCTCAGCCGCACCCCGCAGGGCTGGGTGTACAGCCTGTCGGTCTCGCGGCTGCCCCGCGAGCCCGGTGACGTCGGTGAGCCGGTGGTCTTCGCGCCGTCCGCCTTCGACCCGGAGCACTTCGCTGTGCAAGAGGTGGGGCATCTGGCTGTCGCCGTGCGGCGGTGA
- a CDS encoding metal-dependent hydrolase produces the protein MTNLQMRKMRFAFDDYDVPFNWNPDNPSFSAMANAVSFLAIGFEKMIVNMMREITPRITDPEIAEEATAFVRQEGQHSAAHRQHAAALVRRYPSLQETLDGVVGAFDKLAVDTSADYRLAYTADLEATFTPVFKLMLDNEANLFRPGDDRVASLFIWHFVEEVEHRSSGLMIFDSVIGSDRYRMRMAPSIFKHVLDVIRIACEGFNKHVPLEDRQVDAMCMFANYRRRQRLAKLIPGMEYVDRGPMPRAFTALPMREQLVALAGTVRSQLPKHDPAHESLPALADVWFRRYDDGYDVTHWYTAESASAAS, from the coding sequence ATGACCAACCTGCAGATGCGCAAGATGCGCTTCGCGTTCGACGACTACGACGTCCCATTCAACTGGAACCCGGACAATCCGTCGTTCTCCGCGATGGCCAACGCGGTGTCGTTCCTGGCCATCGGGTTCGAGAAGATGATCGTGAACATGATGCGCGAGATCACGCCCCGGATCACCGACCCGGAGATCGCGGAGGAGGCCACCGCTTTCGTCCGCCAGGAGGGCCAGCACTCCGCCGCCCATCGTCAACATGCCGCCGCGCTCGTCCGCCGATACCCGTCGCTGCAGGAGACCCTCGACGGCGTCGTGGGCGCCTTCGACAAGCTCGCGGTGGACACCTCCGCCGACTACCGCCTCGCCTACACCGCGGACCTGGAGGCCACCTTCACCCCGGTGTTCAAGCTGATGCTCGACAACGAGGCGAACCTTTTCCGTCCCGGTGACGACCGCGTCGCGTCCCTGTTCATCTGGCACTTCGTCGAGGAGGTGGAGCACCGCAGCTCCGGGCTGATGATCTTCGACTCGGTGATCGGCAGCGACCGGTACCGGATGCGCATGGCGCCCTCGATCTTCAAGCACGTGCTCGACGTCATCCGCATCGCCTGCGAGGGCTTCAACAAGCATGTCCCCCTGGAGGATCGCCAGGTGGACGCGATGTGCATGTTCGCCAACTACCGCCGCCGTCAGCGCCTGGCCAAGCTGATCCCGGGCATGGAGTACGTCGACCGCGGCCCCATGCCGCGCGCGTTCACGGCGCTCCCGATGCGCGAGCAGCTCGTCGCACTCGCCGGCACCGTGCGCAGCCAGCTGCCCAAGCACGACCCGGCTCACGAAAGCCTGCCCGCTCTGGCCGACGTGTGGTTTCGCCGCTACGACGACGGGTACGACGTCACCCACTGGTACACGGCCGAATCCGCCTCCGCCGCTTCCTGA
- a CDS encoding helix-turn-helix domain-containing protein, producing MVQIASDHPHTPEPPQTAALGDLLRGWRLRRGLTQVELALRAEVSTRHVSFVETGRSNPTASMIVTLCDALEVPLRERNTLLLTGGYAPAYPERGLADPPMAAVCDAIAHILKVHEPYPALVVDRGWELVDANDALTPLLAGVADPSLLEPPVNVLRLSLHPDGLAPRIANLAQWRSHLLHRLGKEIEASADARLERLYAELRGYPCPGGADPAAGDCAVGEGIIVPLRLRTDAGVLSLLSVTTVFGTPLEVTVSELAIESFYPADAATARVFTG from the coding sequence ATGGTGCAGATCGCCTCGGACCACCCGCACACCCCGGAGCCGCCGCAGACCGCCGCCCTGGGCGATCTTCTGCGCGGGTGGCGCCTGCGCCGAGGGCTCACCCAGGTGGAGCTGGCGCTGCGCGCCGAGGTGTCGACCCGGCACGTCAGCTTCGTCGAAACCGGACGGTCCAATCCCACGGCGTCGATGATCGTGACACTGTGCGATGCCCTGGAGGTGCCGCTGCGTGAACGCAACACGTTGCTGTTGACCGGCGGGTACGCGCCCGCCTATCCGGAGCGCGGGCTGGCCGACCCGCCGATGGCCGCGGTGTGCGATGCCATCGCCCACATCCTCAAGGTCCACGAGCCGTATCCGGCGCTCGTGGTGGATCGCGGATGGGAGCTCGTGGACGCCAACGATGCGCTGACCCCGCTGCTGGCCGGTGTCGCTGATCCTTCGTTGCTGGAGCCGCCGGTCAACGTGTTGCGGTTGAGCCTGCACCCCGACGGCCTCGCCCCGCGCATCGCGAACCTGGCCCAGTGGCGGTCGCACCTGCTGCACCGTCTGGGCAAGGAGATCGAGGCCTCCGCGGACGCGCGGCTCGAGCGGCTGTACGCCGAGCTGCGCGGCTATCCGTGCCCGGGCGGGGCGGACCCGGCCGCGGGCGACTGCGCGGTCGGCGAAGGGATCATCGTCCCTCTGCGCCTGCGTACCGACGCCGGCGTGCTGTCGCTGCTCAGCGTCACCACGGTGTTCGGCACGCCGCTCGAGGTGACGGTGTCCGAGCTCGCCATCGAATCGTTCTATCCGGCGGATGCGGCGACGGCGCGGGTCTTCACGGGATGA
- a CDS encoding SDR family oxidoreductase, whose product MTSTDTTDRTALVTGASSGLGADIARDLAADHRVLLGGRDAARLGALAGELPGAEPWRVDLTAADDVAEATARIGRLDVLVHSAGVCELGSVADSDSGQWRRAFEANLFAVVDLTRALLPALRAAGGHVVLINSGAGLRANPGWGSYAASKFALRAFGDALRQEEPELRVTSVHPGRIDTPMQQAIVEHEGGAYDPGRFLAPATVARAVGNAVRTPADAHPTEIVLRPTGR is encoded by the coding sequence ATGACCAGCACCGACACCACCGACCGGACCGCACTGGTCACCGGGGCGTCCAGCGGCCTCGGGGCTGACATCGCGCGCGACCTCGCCGCCGACCACCGCGTGCTGCTCGGCGGCCGCGACGCGGCGCGGCTCGGCGCGCTGGCCGGAGAGCTCCCCGGCGCCGAACCCTGGCGGGTGGACCTCACGGCGGCCGACGACGTTGCAGAGGCGACCGCGCGCATCGGCCGGCTGGACGTGCTCGTGCACAGCGCCGGCGTGTGCGAGCTGGGCTCGGTCGCCGACTCGGACTCCGGGCAGTGGCGCCGCGCATTCGAGGCCAACCTGTTCGCCGTCGTAGACCTCACCCGCGCGCTGCTTCCCGCACTGCGCGCGGCGGGCGGCCACGTGGTGCTCATCAACTCCGGCGCCGGACTGCGCGCGAACCCCGGGTGGGGGTCCTACGCGGCCAGCAAGTTCGCGCTGCGGGCATTCGGTGACGCGCTCCGCCAGGAGGAGCCGGAACTGCGGGTCACCTCCGTGCACCCCGGGCGCATCGACACCCCCATGCAGCAGGCCATCGTCGAACACGAGGGTGGCGCCTACGATCCGGGCCGCTTCCTCGCGCCCGCCACCGTCGCCCGCGCCGTCGGCAACGCCGTGCGCACACCCGCGGACGCGCACCCCACCGAGATCGTGCTGCGACCCACCGGGCGCTGA
- a CDS encoding MFS transporter, whose translation MSTTPHSAPPDHADEHPGLLDALKGQPKQVWVTAFAAVIAFMGIGLVDPILNTITEALHATPSQTTLLFASYLGVQVFAMLLTGLMSYRFGAKRTVVTGLVLIVIAAGLCAFAGTIEQLVWLRALWGLGNAFFIATALSVIVGAATGGQKGAILMYEAALGLGLAVGPLAGAVLGNISWRGPFAGTAILMAIGALLCVIMLQRDGDKADRTPIRLTDPIRALKDRNLLMTSIGSAFYTAAFFAVIAWAPFALGKGAYYIGFVFFGWGLCVAVSGVFVAPRVSAKFGERHGLMGAVFLCAVVLAVIAVGTAIESDALIVVGVVVSGLVSGVLNTLFTGAAMSSATTVRSVSSAGYNFLRWMGGAVSAILVGHLAEWFGSDGNPAMAAPFWAGALCCIIAVGVLSLRPRAAARTESELEVLEDSVSAEGPAQAVDESELEPRGDADAVHSRA comes from the coding sequence ATGAGCACCACCCCGCACAGCGCACCGCCCGACCACGCCGACGAACATCCCGGCCTCCTCGACGCCCTCAAAGGCCAGCCCAAACAGGTGTGGGTCACCGCGTTCGCGGCGGTCATCGCGTTCATGGGCATCGGCCTGGTCGACCCGATCCTCAACACCATCACCGAGGCGCTGCACGCCACGCCGTCGCAGACCACCCTGCTGTTCGCCTCCTACCTGGGCGTGCAGGTGTTCGCGATGCTGCTCACGGGGCTGATGAGCTACCGCTTCGGCGCCAAGCGCACCGTGGTCACGGGTCTGGTCCTCATCGTCATCGCCGCCGGGCTGTGCGCCTTCGCGGGGACGATCGAGCAGCTCGTGTGGCTGCGCGCCCTGTGGGGCCTGGGCAACGCGTTCTTCATCGCCACGGCGCTGTCGGTGATCGTCGGCGCCGCCACCGGCGGCCAGAAGGGCGCGATCCTGATGTACGAGGCGGCGCTGGGCCTGGGCCTCGCCGTCGGCCCGCTCGCGGGCGCCGTGCTGGGCAACATCTCGTGGCGCGGGCCGTTCGCCGGCACCGCCATCCTCATGGCCATCGGCGCGCTGCTGTGCGTCATCATGCTCCAGCGCGACGGGGACAAGGCGGACCGCACACCGATCCGGCTCACCGATCCGATCCGCGCGCTCAAGGACCGCAACCTGCTGATGACCTCCATCGGCTCCGCGTTCTACACGGCCGCATTCTTCGCGGTGATCGCCTGGGCGCCCTTCGCACTGGGCAAGGGCGCCTACTACATCGGCTTCGTCTTCTTCGGCTGGGGATTGTGCGTGGCGGTGTCGGGCGTATTCGTGGCGCCGCGCGTGTCGGCGAAGTTCGGAGAGCGACACGGCCTCATGGGCGCGGTCTTCCTGTGCGCCGTCGTGCTCGCCGTCATCGCCGTCGGCACCGCCATCGAGTCCGACGCGCTGATCGTCGTCGGCGTCGTCGTGTCCGGCCTGGTCTCCGGCGTCCTCAACACGCTGTTCACCGGCGCGGCGATGAGCTCGGCCACTACGGTGCGGTCCGTGTCCAGCGCCGGCTACAACTTCCTGCGCTGGATGGGCGGCGCCGTCTCCGCGATCCTCGTCGGCCATCTCGCCGAGTGGTTCGGCTCCGACGGCAACCCGGCGATGGCCGCGCCGTTCTGGGCCGGCGCGCTGTGCTGCATCATCGCCGTCGGCGTCCTGTCACTGCGGCCCAGGGCGGCGGCCCGCACCGAATCCGAGCTCGAGGTCCTCGAGGACAGCGTCTCCGCCGAAGGCCCCGCGCAGGCCGTCGACGAGTCGGAACTGGAGCCGCGCGGGGACGCCGACGCGGTGCACTCCCGCGCGTGA
- a CDS encoding MarR family winged helix-turn-helix transcriptional regulator: MSDHAVSPQSPPAGAHPTACADEAALASDLRPVLLRLNNLVRRRVPSVELTPAQSTALTTVLDHGPLRMGELADREQIRMPTATAIIRRVEKLGLVQRRPDPDDGRAVLVELTDSGRERLGHVARERNALLAGLLEQLTDADRQAIADSVPALTAMLALDLPGPERLDDHRSDMTRTQESEPQPR, from the coding sequence ATGTCCGATCATGCGGTGTCCCCGCAGTCGCCCCCGGCGGGCGCCCACCCGACGGCCTGCGCCGACGAAGCCGCGCTCGCATCCGACCTGCGCCCGGTGCTGCTGCGCCTGAACAACCTGGTGCGACGCCGAGTACCGTCCGTCGAGCTGACGCCGGCGCAGAGCACCGCCCTGACGACTGTGCTGGACCACGGACCGCTGCGCATGGGGGAGCTGGCCGATCGCGAGCAGATCCGCATGCCCACCGCCACCGCCATCATCCGGCGCGTGGAGAAGCTCGGGCTGGTCCAGCGCCGGCCCGACCCCGACGACGGGCGCGCCGTCCTCGTCGAACTGACCGACTCCGGTCGCGAGCGCCTGGGGCACGTGGCCCGCGAGCGGAACGCCCTGCTCGCCGGGCTCCTCGAACAGCTCACCGACGCCGACCGGCAGGCGATCGCGGATTCCGTCCCCGCCCTGACCGCCATGCTCGCGCTGGACCTGCCGGGTCCCGAACGCCTCGACGACCACCGCTCCGACATGACGCGCACCCAGGAAAGCGAGCCGCAACCACGATGA
- a CDS encoding flavin reductase family protein, with amino-acid sequence MVTVARDDGRQRLIDQDQLRRVLGNFCTGVTVITAVHDGAPQGFACQSVTSLSLDPPFVSFCPAKSSRSWPLMRDAGTICVNVLSHDQLELCRRFATSGAGKFDGTAWEPGGNGAPALNGTLARIEADVEFEHDAGDHTIVIARVSELEVHRQTDPLLFFRGGYGSFVPAHGAGRTGFGQA; translated from the coding sequence ATGGTAACTGTGGCGCGCGACGACGGACGGCAACGGCTGATCGATCAGGACCAGCTGCGACGCGTGTTGGGCAACTTCTGTACCGGGGTCACCGTGATCACCGCCGTCCATGACGGCGCGCCGCAGGGTTTCGCGTGCCAGTCGGTGACGTCGCTGTCGCTGGACCCGCCCTTCGTCTCGTTCTGCCCGGCCAAGAGCTCCCGCAGCTGGCCGCTCATGCGCGACGCGGGCACGATCTGCGTCAACGTGCTCTCGCACGACCAGCTCGAGCTGTGCCGCCGGTTCGCCACGAGCGGCGCCGGCAAGTTCGACGGCACCGCCTGGGAGCCCGGCGGCAATGGCGCGCCGGCGCTGAACGGCACGTTGGCGCGGATCGAGGCCGACGTGGAGTTCGAGCACGACGCGGGCGACCACACGATCGTGATCGCCCGCGTCAGCGAACTGGAGGTGCACCGGCAGACGGATCCGCTGCTGTTCTTCCGCGGCGGATACGGGAGCTTCGTGCCCGCTCACGGTGCCGGGCGCACCGGTTTCGGCCAGGCCTGA
- a CDS encoding LLM class F420-dependent oxidoreductase, producing MTDRPIRIGVQLQPQHAPRYELIRDAVLRAEDAGVDIAFNWDHFFPLYPDAQGNTDGPHFECWTMLGAWAEQTERIEIGALVTGGGYRNPDLLADMARTVDHMSGGRLILGIGAGWFAKDYEAYGYEFGTKGSRIDLLGDNLDRIAARLPRLDPPPTRAIPVLIGGGGLRKTLRHVARHADIWHSFADPDGYPEKLDALNRHCADVGRNPAEIERSVPWPAASDDGHTPEQRADQLVAQGATLFTVASGGPEYDFSELRQALAWRDSRA from the coding sequence ATGACGGATCGCCCCATCCGCATCGGAGTGCAGCTCCAACCGCAGCACGCCCCCCGCTACGAGCTGATCCGCGACGCCGTACTGCGCGCCGAGGACGCCGGCGTGGACATCGCGTTCAACTGGGACCACTTCTTCCCCCTGTACCCCGACGCGCAGGGCAACACCGACGGCCCGCACTTCGAGTGCTGGACGATGCTGGGCGCCTGGGCCGAACAGACCGAGCGCATCGAGATCGGCGCACTGGTCACCGGCGGCGGGTACCGCAACCCGGACCTGCTGGCGGACATGGCGCGCACCGTCGACCACATGAGCGGCGGGCGGCTCATCCTCGGCATCGGCGCCGGTTGGTTCGCCAAGGACTACGAGGCGTACGGCTACGAGTTCGGCACCAAGGGCTCGCGCATCGACCTGCTGGGGGACAACCTGGACCGCATCGCGGCGCGGCTGCCCCGCCTGGACCCGCCGCCCACGCGCGCCATCCCGGTGCTCATCGGCGGGGGAGGGCTGCGCAAGACGCTCCGGCACGTGGCCCGGCACGCGGACATCTGGCATTCGTTCGCCGATCCGGACGGCTACCCGGAGAAGCTCGACGCCCTGAACCGGCACTGCGCCGACGTGGGCAGGAACCCGGCCGAGATCGAGCGATCTGTACCGTGGCCGGCCGCCTCCGACGACGGCCACACACCCGAGCAACGGGCGGATCAGCTGGTGGCGCAGGGCGCGACGCTGTTCACCGTCGCCTCCGGCGGCCCCGAATACGACTTCAGCGAGCTCCGGCAGGCGCTCGCCTGGCGGGATTCGCGGGCCTGA
- a CDS encoding nuclear transport factor 2 family protein translates to MAPAPEAVRKTIEAYITAVTTGTVDEILALYAPGATVEDPVGSGVRDTEESIREFYGVVAGMKQTGEIYTIRIAGSSAAFHFRITTEAGDQKVQITPIDVMTFDDDAKITSMRAFWGQEDMETL, encoded by the coding sequence ATGGCACCCGCACCCGAGGCCGTCCGCAAAACCATCGAGGCCTACATCACGGCTGTCACCACCGGCACCGTCGACGAGATCCTCGCGCTGTACGCGCCGGGCGCGACGGTGGAGGACCCGGTGGGCAGCGGCGTGCGGGACACCGAGGAGTCGATCCGCGAGTTCTACGGTGTCGTCGCCGGCATGAAGCAGACGGGCGAGATCTACACGATCCGCATCGCGGGCAGCAGCGCGGCCTTCCACTTCCGCATCACCACGGAGGCGGGCGATCAGAAGGTGCAGATCACGCCGATCGACGTGATGACCTTCGACGACGACGCGAAGATCACGAGCATGCGCGCCTTCTGGGGCCAGGAGGACATGGAGACGCTGTAG